The Aestuariibius sp. HNIBRBA575 nucleotide sequence CGCGCTTCGGACCCAGCAGCGCCCAAAGACAGGAAGAAACGTTCATCTTCTTCCACATAGACTTTGTCGCCGCCAACCAAGGTTGTATCCAGCCCCGGATTATCCAATAGGCGGGCCATCGAAATCCCATAAAGATTGCTGCCACGTTGCAGACGAACCTGCGGATTGTTGAAACTGGTCACTGCACCGCCGCCGTCAGATATCAGCGACAAAATCGAATAGTTCCGATCTGGCATCGGGTATGTCCCAGGGGCAGAAACCCCGCCGACCAGACTGACCGTGTTTTGTCGTCCTTCCTGAACTTCTAGTTGGACCTGCGCGGACGGTGTTACCTCTATGTATTTGTTTTCAATCGTTTCTCGCGCGTGTTGGGGGCTCATCCCGGATATGCGTTGTGACCCAACATAAGGCAGAAAAACCGTCCCAGAGGATGAAACGCGCATCGGTTCAAGCGTAACAAACCGCTGGCCCGGGCTGGTCAAAAGCCCGTTTTCTTCGTTGCTCCAGATGGTAATTGAAACGACGTCGCCTGCGGCAATAATCCGATTGGCGGCCTGCGGCGTCCGGTCTATCCAGCTCAGACGTGAGGGGCCAATCTGGGGCCAGTTTGCAAACTGAGGCAGGCTGTCACGTGTGACGATTTCAACGGCAAAATCACGGATTTCTTCTGGGTCATCCTGAGATCCGAGAACCTCACTTTGAAAACCTGCACCGCGTGGCAAAGAGCAAGCTGTCAGCACAAAGCTGAGCGCGGCGATGATTAGGATTACCGGTTTTAATTGCATTCTCTCACCCCCCAGTGATGACAGAATTGCTATCGTTATCTCGTCAGAAAAGAAAGCGATATCCGCCCCCCGCGACCCTATTCAGCCACAAGGTGTTGCGCAAATTACTTTTGGGCGTCTTGTCCGATATGGGATTCGCCGCGTGCCGCTGACAGCGCCATTTGCTTTTGACGTTCGCGAAAACGATCTTTGTCAAAGTCAGAGGTTTCATGTGCGCATTGATGGCAGGACACCCCTTGTTCGAATTCAGGGCGTTCTTTGTCAGAGGGTAAAATGGGTCTGCGGCAGGCATGGCACAATTCATGCGGCCCTTCGCTTAGGCCGTGACCAACCGAGACGCGTGCATCAAACACGAAACATTCACCGTTCCATTTGCTGTCCTCCTGAGGCACCTCTTCTAGGTATTTCAGGATGCCTCCCTTTAGGTGGAATACGTCTTCGACGCCCTGACCCAATAGGTAGTTCGTGGATTTTTCGCACCGAATGCCGCCGGTACAAAACATCGCGATACGTTTGTTGTGGAACCGGTCTTTGTTGGCTTCCCACCATGCGGGAAATTCCCGAAAGCTGGCCGTTTCAGGGTCCACAGCACCCTCAAAGGTGCCGATGCCCACTTCGTAATCGTTGCGTGTGTCAATCACGGCCACATCCGGCGCGCTGATCAATTCATTCCAGTCCTCAGGCGCAACATAATGTCCCACTTTGGCCAGTGGATCGATATCCGGCTGGCCCATTGTGACGATTTCCTTTTTCAGCCGCACTTTCATACGAATAAAAGGCTTTACGCTTGCGGTGCTTTCTTTCCATTCGAAATCCGCGCAGCCGGGCAGGGATTGGATATGGGCGATCAACGTATCAATGCCGTTGCGATCCCCCGCAACGGTGCCGTTAATGCCTTCCTTGGCCAGCAAAAGCGTACCGTTGATCCCGTTGGCTTGGCACACAGCCAGCAACGGATCCTTAATGGCGGCAGGATCAGGGAAAGGGGTGAAATGATAGAGTGCTGCGACGATATACATATTTTCGCTCTACTCCTGTTGTCCCTTGTTTACAAGGCGCTTTAACGTCGCGCCGAGGCCAATGCCAACCCGTCAACAACGGCGGTGAAAACTTCGGATGTTTCGGGGGTTGCAGTGGGAAATAGAGTTTCAATCTTTGTTCGGATCACGTCAAGCAAACTAGACCCGCCCACATAAATCACTCGTTCGATCGAGGTTGCAGGAACGCCGGAATCCGCCAGCGTTTCGAGGGCGCATTCAGCGATTTCATCCGCGTAGCCGGTGATTTCGGCCTGCATCGCGTCCCGCAGCAACGTGGCTGTTAACCCTTTTTCGATGGGCCCCAGATCAATCGTACCGTCTGATCCGCCATTGGCCTGAATTTTCCCAGCCTCAACCGCATAGGCGATGTCATGTCCCAGATGCATTTCCAACACATCCCCCAATCGCCCAAACAATTTTGGGGATTTTGCCAATCGTTGCCATTTCTGGACGTCACGCAGCAGCGCCGGATTGTAAACAAAGGTGATTTTTTCCCAAGTCGCCAAATCCTGAAACAAAGACCGCGGCGCAGTGTGGCTGCCGGGGCCCATTTCATTGCCAATCTCTGCGCCATATCCCAGCAACGGCATCGCATGCGCGAGGCTGATCGCTTTGTCAAAATCAGTGCCGCCAACGCGAATCCCGCGACTGGCCAGGACCTGTGTTTGGTCCCCAACGCGATCACAAATGGTAAAATCCGACGTCCCCCCGCCGATATCGACGATCAATACACGCCCGGTGCCACCAACCGCCAGCGCTGCGGCCTCTGGCTCTGGTAGAAACGTGACAGACTTAAAGCCAGCCAGCAGATATGCCTCTTGGAGGTCAATCTGCGCCTGTTCGTTTCGGCTGTCAGATTTGGAATGAAACCGAACCGGACGCCCGGATAGGGCGTGATCGTAGGTCTGGTAGGTTTCCTTTTCAGCGCGTGTTTTGATCTCGTGTAAAAATCGCGCAATCACTTCGATCAGAGTTAGACGTTCGTTGAAAAACTGCCGACGTTCACGTGCCAGATTTGTGCCAAGGATGCTTTTGAGCGACCGCATGAAACGGCCATCTTGGCCTTCTATCATGGCGCGCGCCGCTGAACGTCCATAAAGCGTATTGCCGTTCGAAAAATCCAGAAAGATCGCCGTGGGCAACGTTTGTTCACCCGGCTCCATCGGGATCACATAAGGGGCGCCATTTACCGCGACACCTGCCGCCGTATTTGAGGTCCCAAAATCAATACCCAGAACTGCCATGTGACCACCCCTATTTCAAAGAAGTGGGTGTTTATGAGGAATGTCGCATGGATGCAATTGTGCCTATGCGGCAATCGTCGCAAAATGCCACGAAACCAAGGAGAATCCCATGTCCCGCGCCCTGATCGTGATTGATGTTCAAAATGACTTTTGCCCCGGCGGCGCGTTAGCCGTTCCAGAAGGCGACCTGATTGTCCCCGGGATTAACACCAAAATGTCGGGTTTTGACGTTGTTGTGCTCACTCAGGACTGGCACCCGGCGGGTCATTCTTCGTTCGCCTCTTCGCATGACGGAAAATCCCCGTATGACATGATCGATATGCCTTATGGATCGCAGGTTCTTTGGCCAGATCATTGTGTGCAGTCCAGCATGGGCAGCGCATTTCACGCGGGACTGCGCCAAGATGGCGATTTGATCATCCGCAAAGGTTTTAACCCGGCGATAGATAGCTATTCGGCGTTTTTCGAAAACGATCAAACGACACCCACAGGATTAGAAGGGTATCTACGCAACCGAAACATCACCGCGTTGACGATGGTCGGGTTGGCGACTGATTTTTGTGTGAACTACTCGGCTCTGGACGCGGCAAAGCTGGGTTTTGATGTCGTTGTGGATCTAGAGCTTTGTCGCGCGATTGACCTAAACGGGTCGCTTGAATCCGCAATGTCAGACATGAAATCCGCCGGTGTGCAATTCGCCTAACCCTTGCATCTTTGGCGTGTCCAATGATCTAAGGATTACATGCAAAGGTTGGAGGATCCGATGGTCGACATTGCAACCCGTGTTTGGAACCACAAATGGAAGATCGATCCAATCGTTCGATCCTTGATCGACACTGATTTTTATAAGCTGTTGATGTGTCAGTCGGTTTTTCGGAACAAACCTGACACGCAGGTCACATTCAGCCTGATCAACCGTTCAAAATCAATCCGATTGGCCGATCTGATTGACGAAGGTGAGCTGCGCGAACAACTGGATCACATCCAATCTCTGTCTTTGTCTCGTGGTGAAAGTACATGGCTGCGCGGGAATACGTTTTATGGCAAGCGTCAGATGTTCCGGCCGGATTTTATGGAATGGTTCGAAAACATGCGGTTGCCGGACTATCATCTGGAAAAACGCGATGGGCAATATGAGCTGACCTTCGAAGGGTCTTGGCCAGAAGTGATGCTGTGGGAAATCCCAGCGCTGTCCGTGTTAATGGAGCTGCGCGGCCGGGCCGTTTTGAACGATATGAAACGGTTCGAGCTTCAGGTTCTGTATGCGCGTGCCATGACCAAGCTTTGGGGAAAGATTGAACAACTTCAAAAGGTTGAAGGATTACGCGTCGCTGATTTTGGGACACGCCGTCGCCATTCGTTTTTGTGGCAGGATTGGGCCGTACAGGCGATGGTCGAAGGTTTGGGCGACAGCTTTACCGGGACGTCAAACTGTTTGATCGCCAAAAATCGCGATTTGGAGGCGATCGGAACAAATGCGCATGAATTGCCGATGGTGTATTCCGCGCTTGCGCAGGATGACGCGCAATTGGCCCAAGCACCTTATGAGGTTTTGTCCGATTGGCAGGAAGAACACGAAGGTAATTTGCGGATCATTTTGCCCGATACTTATGGCACCGAGGGGTTCTTGAAACGGGCCCCGGATTGGTTGGCGGGATGGACGGGCATTCGCATCGATTCTGGCGATCCTGCAACCGGGGCTGAGGTTGCGATACAATGGTGGAA carries:
- the pncB gene encoding nicotinate phosphoribosyltransferase → MVDIATRVWNHKWKIDPIVRSLIDTDFYKLLMCQSVFRNKPDTQVTFSLINRSKSIRLADLIDEGELREQLDHIQSLSLSRGESTWLRGNTFYGKRQMFRPDFMEWFENMRLPDYHLEKRDGQYELTFEGSWPEVMLWEIPALSVLMELRGRAVLNDMKRFELQVLYARAMTKLWGKIEQLQKVEGLRVADFGTRRRHSFLWQDWAVQAMVEGLGDSFTGTSNCLIAKNRDLEAIGTNAHELPMVYSALAQDDAQLAQAPYEVLSDWQEEHEGNLRIILPDTYGTEGFLKRAPDWLAGWTGIRIDSGDPATGAEVAIQWWKDRGEDPTQKLVIFSDGLDADKIIELQQQFADRVRVGFGWGTMLTNDFVGLSKDDALAPFSLVCKAVSANGRSTVKLSDNPRKAMGADGEIERYKRVFGVGEQQEMDVLV
- a CDS encoding polysaccharide biosynthesis/export family protein codes for the protein MQLKPVILIIAALSFVLTACSLPRGAGFQSEVLGSQDDPEEIRDFAVEIVTRDSLPQFANWPQIGPSRLSWIDRTPQAANRIIAAGDVVSITIWSNEENGLLTSPGQRFVTLEPMRVSSSGTVFLPYVGSQRISGMSPQHARETIENKYIEVTPSAQVQLEVQEGRQNTVSLVGGVSAPGTYPMPDRNYSILSLISDGGGAVTSFNNPQVRLQRGSNLYGISMARLLDNPGLDTTLVGGDKVYVEEDERFFLSLGAAGSEARHDFTKSDISALEALSVIGGVADTRANPQGILILRQYSTSHIRQDGSGPTHSRVVFTLDLTSADGLFSAGQFEIQSGDLVYATESPITATQTVFQLLGSALGLASRL
- the pncA gene encoding bifunctional nicotinamidase/pyrazinamidase, which translates into the protein MSRALIVIDVQNDFCPGGALAVPEGDLIVPGINTKMSGFDVVVLTQDWHPAGHSSFASSHDGKSPYDMIDMPYGSQVLWPDHCVQSSMGSAFHAGLRQDGDLIIRKGFNPAIDSYSAFFENDQTTPTGLEGYLRNRNITALTMVGLATDFCVNYSALDAAKLGFDVVVDLELCRAIDLNGSLESAMSDMKSAGVQFA
- a CDS encoding rhodanese-related sulfurtransferase, encoding MYIVAALYHFTPFPDPAAIKDPLLAVCQANGINGTLLLAKEGINGTVAGDRNGIDTLIAHIQSLPGCADFEWKESTASVKPFIRMKVRLKKEIVTMGQPDIDPLAKVGHYVAPEDWNELISAPDVAVIDTRNDYEVGIGTFEGAVDPETASFREFPAWWEANKDRFHNKRIAMFCTGGIRCEKSTNYLLGQGVEDVFHLKGGILKYLEEVPQEDSKWNGECFVFDARVSVGHGLSEGPHELCHACRRPILPSDKERPEFEQGVSCHQCAHETSDFDKDRFRERQKQMALSAARGESHIGQDAQK
- a CDS encoding Hsp70 family protein, whose amino-acid sequence is MAVLGIDFGTSNTAAGVAVNGAPYVIPMEPGEQTLPTAIFLDFSNGNTLYGRSAARAMIEGQDGRFMRSLKSILGTNLARERRQFFNERLTLIEVIARFLHEIKTRAEKETYQTYDHALSGRPVRFHSKSDSRNEQAQIDLQEAYLLAGFKSVTFLPEPEAAALAVGGTGRVLIVDIGGGTSDFTICDRVGDQTQVLASRGIRVGGTDFDKAISLAHAMPLLGYGAEIGNEMGPGSHTAPRSLFQDLATWEKITFVYNPALLRDVQKWQRLAKSPKLFGRLGDVLEMHLGHDIAYAVEAGKIQANGGSDGTIDLGPIEKGLTATLLRDAMQAEITGYADEIAECALETLADSGVPATSIERVIYVGGSSLLDVIRTKIETLFPTATPETSEVFTAVVDGLALASARR